In a single window of the Agrobacterium vitis genome:
- the ppk2 gene encoding polyphosphate kinase 2: MDDEQQAGSRGVTLRIRGELRAFDIDDPVLPDWVEKEALSSGGHPYDKKLKREVYEEELKKLQIELVKVQFWLQSTRKRVMALFEGRDAAGKGGTIHSILEYMNPRSVHNVALTKPTETELGQWYFQRYITHFPGGGDMSLFDRSWYNRAVVEPVMGFCTPEQYEHFLEQAPRFEKLIRQEGIYFFKFWLDIGQEMQIKRFHDRRHDPLKVWKLSPMDIAALDKWGDYTEKRDRMLKETHTKHAPWIVAKANDKRRAHLNVIRHMLLSLDYEGRDIKAIGEIDKKIVAEAPDML, from the coding sequence ATGGATGACGAGCAGCAGGCAGGCAGTCGCGGCGTAACTTTGCGGATCAGGGGTGAATTGCGCGCCTTTGATATCGACGATCCGGTTCTGCCGGACTGGGTTGAAAAGGAAGCGCTGAGCTCTGGCGGTCATCCCTATGACAAGAAGTTGAAACGAGAGGTCTATGAGGAGGAGTTGAAGAAACTCCAGATCGAACTGGTCAAGGTGCAATTCTGGCTGCAATCGACCCGCAAACGGGTGATGGCCCTGTTCGAGGGGCGGGATGCGGCTGGCAAGGGCGGCACCATTCACTCCATTCTCGAATATATGAACCCCCGCTCGGTCCACAATGTCGCCTTGACCAAGCCGACGGAAACCGAACTCGGCCAATGGTATTTTCAACGCTATATCACCCATTTTCCCGGCGGCGGCGACATGTCGCTGTTCGATAGATCCTGGTATAATCGCGCTGTAGTCGAGCCGGTCATGGGCTTTTGCACGCCCGAACAATATGAGCATTTCCTGGAACAGGCGCCACGGTTTGAAAAGCTGATCCGGCAGGAGGGGATTTATTTCTTCAAATTCTGGCTCGATATCGGCCAGGAAATGCAGATCAAACGCTTTCACGACCGCCGTCACGATCCGCTGAAGGTCTGGAAACTATCGCCCATGGACATTGCGGCTCTGGATAAATGGGGCGATTACACCGAAAAACGCGACAGGATGCTGAAGGAAACCCATACCAAGCACGCCCCCTGGATTGTGGCCAAGGCCAATGACAAGCGCCGGGCTCATCTCAATGTCATAAGGCATATGCTGCTTTCCCTTGACTATGAGGGCCGCGACATCAAGGCGATCGGCGAGATCGACAAAAAGATCGTCGCAGAGGCGCCGGATATGCTGTGA
- the phoR gene encoding phosphate regulon sensor histidine kinase PhoR, with translation MKQLFPSWRRFGERLRDRWDFILLAILVSGSAVLAGADSEFGVVLLLFSLIVILLYKGSEDKDPPVHLPVAPSPVLPHGEEVEGLVQATIAAIDLPCVVFGSDGGVVFQNGAAEKAFGKLETGMHISARWRSPGILDMVRETVGNGLPNQIEHSEVLPSERVFAVRVAPLSLPQLKRETALFVMTFRDISELRRIDRMRSDFVANASHELRTPLASLRGFIETLLGPARNDLKAQERFLGIMLDQANRMSRLVDDLLSLSRLELKAHLAPDQKVALQPVLTHVRDSLSPLAADLDVDLRLHLPQESVEVTGDRDELIQVFENLIENACKYGQEGKQVDVFLRQKASGVEVSVVDKGPGVPAEDVPRLTERFYRVSVADSRSKKGTGLGLAIVKHILTRHRARLIIRSELGQGTDFTVRF, from the coding sequence TTGAAGCAGTTATTTCCATCCTGGCGGCGCTTTGGCGAGCGATTGCGCGACCGCTGGGATTTTATCCTACTGGCAATCCTGGTCTCTGGCTCAGCCGTGCTGGCCGGTGCCGACAGCGAGTTCGGCGTCGTCTTGCTGCTGTTTTCGCTGATCGTTATCCTGCTCTATAAAGGCAGCGAAGACAAAGATCCGCCAGTGCATTTACCTGTGGCGCCCTCGCCTGTCTTGCCGCATGGCGAGGAAGTCGAGGGGCTTGTCCAGGCGACAATTGCGGCCATCGACCTGCCCTGCGTGGTCTTCGGCTCGGATGGCGGGGTCGTCTTTCAGAACGGTGCCGCCGAAAAGGCCTTTGGCAAATTGGAAACGGGCATGCATATTTCTGCCCGCTGGCGCTCACCCGGCATTCTCGACATGGTGCGTGAAACGGTCGGCAATGGCTTGCCCAACCAGATCGAGCATTCCGAAGTCCTGCCCTCCGAGCGGGTCTTCGCGGTGCGGGTCGCGCCCCTGTCCCTGCCACAACTGAAGAGAGAAACAGCCCTTTTCGTCATGACGTTTCGCGATATTTCGGAGCTGCGCCGCATCGACAGAATGCGTTCGGATTTCGTCGCCAATGCCAGCCACGAACTGCGCACGCCGCTCGCCTCCTTGCGCGGTTTCATCGAGACCCTGCTCGGCCCCGCCCGCAACGACCTGAAGGCGCAGGAGCGCTTTCTGGGCATCATGCTGGATCAGGCCAACCGGATGAGCCGGCTGGTGGACGATCTGCTATCCCTGTCCCGGCTGGAGCTGAAAGCCCATCTGGCACCCGACCAGAAAGTGGCGCTCCAGCCTGTTCTGACCCATGTGCGTGACAGCTTGAGCCCGCTGGCCGCAGACCTCGATGTGGATCTGCGCCTGCATCTGCCGCAAGAGAGCGTCGAGGTCACCGGCGACCGCGACGAACTGATCCAGGTGTTCGAAAACCTGATCGAAAATGCCTGCAAATATGGACAGGAAGGCAAGCAGGTGGATGTCTTTCTGCGCCAGAAGGCCAGCGGCGTGGAAGTCAGCGTGGTGGACAAGGGGCCTGGCGTGCCCGCCGAGGATGTACCGCGCCTGACGGAACGCTTTTACCGTGTCAGTGTTGCCGATAGCCGTTCCAAGAAAGGAACCGGGCTGGGGCTTGCCATCGTCAAGCATATCCTGACCCGACACCGGGCGCGGCTGATCATCCGCTCGGAACTTGGCCAGGGGACCGATTTTACCGTCCGATTTTGA
- a CDS encoding substrate-binding domain-containing protein yields the protein MNMLKLSVAALVASVAFAGAAAARDQVQIAGSSTVLPYAKIVAETFGETFTKFKTPVVESGGTGAGLKEFCKGVGPETIDIANASRPINKSEAEACKAAGVTDIQEVKFGYDGIVFAVDSSNKDLALVPTDLYKGLAAEVVVDGKLVPNPYKKWSEVNKDLPDTDIMAFIPGEKHGTREVFEVNVLQQGCKDAGALDVIKAAIGEKDAPKKCIAVRKDGKAVDIDGDYSETLARISANKTAIGVFGLSFYENNADKLKVATVSGVKPSVETVATGKYPVSRPLFFYVKKAHLGVIPGMKEYVDFFLSEQMIGPDGPLANYGLVPAPDKEREEFRAKFTAGK from the coding sequence ATGAATATGCTGAAACTGTCCGTAGCGGCTCTGGTCGCCTCAGTCGCCTTTGCTGGCGCCGCCGCTGCGCGTGATCAGGTCCAGATCGCTGGTTCCTCCACCGTTCTTCCCTATGCCAAGATCGTTGCCGAAACCTTTGGCGAGACCTTTACCAAGTTCAAGACCCCGGTCGTCGAATCCGGCGGCACCGGCGCTGGCCTGAAGGAATTCTGCAAGGGCGTTGGCCCGGAAACCATTGATATCGCCAATGCTTCGCGCCCGATCAACAAGTCTGAAGCCGAAGCCTGCAAGGCAGCTGGCGTGACGGACATCCAGGAAGTCAAGTTCGGCTATGACGGCATCGTTTTCGCCGTCGATAGCTCCAACAAGGACCTCGCCCTGGTGCCGACCGACCTTTACAAGGGTCTGGCTGCGGAAGTCGTGGTTGACGGCAAGCTTGTTCCCAACCCTTACAAGAAGTGGTCGGAAGTCAACAAGGACCTGCCGGACACCGACATCATGGCGTTCATTCCGGGCGAAAAGCACGGCACGCGCGAAGTGTTCGAAGTCAATGTCCTTCAGCAGGGCTGCAAGGACGCTGGCGCTCTTGATGTGATCAAGGCTGCGATCGGCGAAAAGGATGCTCCCAAGAAGTGCATCGCCGTACGTAAGGATGGCAAGGCTGTCGATATCGATGGCGATTACAGCGAAACGCTGGCCCGTATCTCTGCCAACAAGACCGCCATTGGCGTGTTTGGCCTGTCCTTCTATGAAAACAATGCCGACAAGCTGAAGGTCGCCACCGTTTCCGGCGTCAAGCCTTCGGTTGAAACCGTTGCCACTGGCAAATACCCGGTTTCGCGTCCGCTGTTCTTCTACGTCAAGAAGGCCCATCTCGGCGTCATTCCTGGCATGAAGGAATATGTCGACTTCTTCCTGTCCGAGCAGATGATCGGCCCTGACGGCCCACTGGCCAATTACGGTCTGGTTCCGGCTCCCGACAAGGAACGCGAAGAGTTCCGCGCCAAGTTCACCGCTGGCAAGTAA
- the pstC gene encoding phosphate ABC transporter permease subunit PstC, with product MSTSILIFIVIAIGIIGYLLGSSRAQSLAQGRASALHSRYGYHGSFVSILAVVPAFLVLGLWMAIAPSLIETRVREAMPDTVKAQAGATQNLNYGTIGAIARGLKSLDDEQLAKLKSADATTARTMLAEQGVPLAGEPEPYMIVAAEALNGMRAINDMALTIVVIATSLAGALFALRLIAPRFRARNRVEQAIQAALVICSSIAILTTVGIILSMLTEATHFFREVPAWRFFFGTVWDPRFAAAGATDTGGQFGLIPLLLGTLYIGVVAMLFAVPVGLFAAIYMAEYASPRLRAITKPLLEVLAGIPTIVYGFFALTSVGPFLRDISAKINGIATGDFASFIQAQSVLTAGFVMGIMLIPYVSSLSDDIITAVPRSLRDGSLGLGATRSETVKRVILPAALPGIVGALLMTASRAIGETMIVVLAAGVAARIQLNPFEPMTTVTVKIVNQLTGDLEFTSPQTLVAFALGITLFAITLCLNIYALYIVRKYREQYE from the coding sequence ATGAGTACGTCAATCCTAATTTTCATCGTTATTGCTATCGGGATCATCGGCTACCTGCTGGGCTCGTCGCGGGCGCAGTCGCTCGCGCAAGGCCGCGCATCCGCCCTGCATTCCCGCTATGGCTATCATGGCAGTTTCGTTTCCATTCTGGCGGTTGTGCCTGCTTTCCTGGTGCTGGGTCTCTGGATGGCGATTGCGCCATCGCTGATCGAAACCCGGGTACGCGAGGCGATGCCCGATACGGTCAAGGCGCAGGCCGGAGCCACCCAGAACCTCAATTACGGCACGATCGGTGCGATCGCGCGCGGCCTGAAGAGCCTTGACGACGAGCAATTGGCCAAGCTGAAAAGCGCCGATGCCACGACGGCCCGCACCATGCTGGCCGAACAGGGCGTGCCGCTGGCCGGTGAGCCTGAGCCTTACATGATCGTAGCCGCCGAGGCGCTGAACGGCATGCGCGCCATCAACGACATGGCGCTGACCATCGTGGTGATTGCCACCTCGCTCGCAGGCGCCCTGTTTGCGCTGCGGTTGATTGCGCCGCGCTTTCGTGCGCGCAACCGGGTCGAACAGGCCATTCAGGCGGCGCTGGTGATCTGCTCTTCCATCGCCATTCTGACCACGGTCGGCATTATCCTGTCGATGTTGACGGAAGCCACCCACTTTTTCCGGGAGGTTCCGGCCTGGCGCTTCTTCTTCGGTACGGTCTGGGATCCCCGTTTTGCAGCCGCTGGCGCTACAGATACCGGCGGCCAGTTCGGATTGATCCCACTTCTGCTCGGAACGCTCTATATCGGCGTTGTCGCCATGCTGTTTGCCGTGCCCGTCGGCCTGTTTGCAGCCATCTACATGGCCGAATATGCCTCGCCACGGCTGCGCGCCATCACCAAGCCGCTGCTGGAAGTGCTGGCGGGCATTCCGACCATCGTCTACGGTTTCTTCGCGCTGACCTCGGTCGGTCCGTTCCTGCGCGATATATCCGCCAAGATCAACGGCATTGCCACCGGTGATTTCGCCAGCTTCATCCAGGCACAGAGCGTGTTGACGGCAGGCTTCGTCATGGGGATCATGCTGATCCCCTACGTCTCCTCCCTGTCGGACGACATCATCACCGCTGTGCCGCGTTCGCTTCGGGACGGCTCGCTCGGCCTGGGCGCCACACGGTCGGAAACCGTCAAACGGGTGATCCTGCCCGCAGCACTTCCGGGTATTGTCGGCGCCTTGCTGATGACCGCCTCGCGCGCCATCGGCGAAACCATGATCGTGGTGCTGGCCGCAGGCGTTGCAGCACGTATCCAGCTTAATCCTTTCGAGCCGATGACAACGGTCACCGTCAAGATCGTCAACCAGCTGACAGGCGACCTTGAATTCACCTCGCCGCAAACACTGGTGGCCTTCGCGCTGGGTATTACCCTGTTTGCCATCACGCTTTGCCTTAATATCTATGCACTTTACATCGTGCGCAAATACCGGGAGCAGTACGAATGA
- the pstA gene encoding phosphate ABC transporter permease PstA, whose protein sequence is MSETLSPAAAGHGAGALAPVSRPRRDIGIKRRYAAERRFRAYGIIAISFGLLFLFLLLASVISKGYTAFWQTTITVPVEFSEKLIDPSNQRATNPDVLVAANYPVLVRNALAAKLKIDTSNRPAMKQLTEMVSDNVRVQLRNMVVADPSIIGKTVPVSVLASATVDTAFKGQFDLTVDESSRKISDQQIGWMNALAESGALAKSFNTGIFVNGASSRPEAAGVGVALIGTAYMMLTVLVLSLPIGVAASIYLEEFAPKNRWTDLIEVNINNLAAVPSIVFGLLGLAVFINFAGLPRSASLVGGLVLTLMTLPTIIIATRAALKAVPPSIRAAALGLGASKMQTVFHHVLPLAMPGVLTGTIIGLAHALGETAPLLLIGMVAFVADYPGTPLDPSTALPVQIYMWANEAERAFVERTSGAIIILLIFLLIMNVGAILLRRRFERRW, encoded by the coding sequence ATGAGCGAGACCCTCTCCCCCGCTGCGGCAGGCCACGGCGCTGGCGCCCTTGCCCCTGTATCACGCCCTCGCCGGGACATTGGCATCAAGCGCCGCTATGCCGCCGAGCGCCGGTTCCGGGCCTATGGTATCATCGCCATCAGCTTCGGCTTGCTGTTCTTGTTCCTGCTGCTCGCTTCGGTGATTTCCAAGGGCTACACGGCCTTCTGGCAGACCACGATCACCGTGCCGGTTGAGTTCAGCGAAAAGCTGATCGATCCGAGCAATCAGCGCGCGACAAATCCCGATGTGTTGGTTGCGGCCAATTATCCGGTTCTGGTGCGCAATGCGCTTGCGGCCAAACTGAAGATCGACACCTCGAACCGTCCGGCAATGAAGCAATTGACCGAGATGGTCTCCGACAATGTTCGCGTACAATTGCGCAACATGGTCGTTGCCGATCCATCGATCATCGGCAAGACGGTTCCGGTTTCGGTCCTGGCCAGTGCCACAGTCGATACGGCCTTCAAGGGACAATTCGACCTGACGGTCGATGAGAGCAGCCGAAAGATTTCCGATCAGCAGATCGGCTGGATGAATGCGCTGGCTGAAAGTGGCGCCCTGGCCAAATCCTTCAATACCGGCATTTTCGTCAACGGCGCATCCAGCCGTCCAGAAGCGGCAGGCGTTGGCGTGGCTTTGATCGGGACCGCCTATATGATGCTGACCGTGCTGGTCCTGTCTCTGCCGATCGGGGTTGCTGCCTCGATCTATCTGGAAGAATTTGCCCCGAAGAATCGTTGGACCGACCTGATCGAGGTTAATATCAACAATCTCGCGGCCGTTCCCTCTATCGTCTTCGGCCTGCTGGGTCTGGCGGTGTTCATCAACTTCGCCGGTCTGCCGCGCTCGGCCTCGCTGGTCGGCGGCCTGGTGCTGACCTTGATGACCCTGCCGACGATCATCATCGCCACTCGCGCAGCCTTGAAAGCCGTGCCTCCGTCGATCCGCGCTGCGGCACTGGGTCTGGGTGCGTCCAAGATGCAGACGGTCTTCCACCATGTGTTGCCGCTGGCCATGCCTGGCGTGTTGACCGGCACGATTATCGGCCTTGCCCATGCGTTGGGCGAGACCGCGCCGCTGCTTCTGATCGGCATGGTGGCTTTCGTGGCGGATTATCCGGGCACGCCGCTCGATCCGTCGACGGCGCTGCCGGTACAGATCTATATGTGGGCCAATGAAGCGGAACGCGCTTTCGTAGAGCGGACGTCCGGCGCCATCATCATTCTGCTGATCTTCCTGCTGATCATGAATGTCGGTGCCATCCTGCTGCGCAGGCGGTTTGAGCGGCGGTGGTAG